In a single window of the Bactrocera dorsalis isolate Fly_Bdor chromosome 2, ASM2337382v1, whole genome shotgun sequence genome:
- the LOC105221991 gene encoding enhancer of split mbeta protein encodes MVLEMEMSKTYQYRKVMKPMLERKRRARINKCLDELKDIMVECLTQEGEHITRLEKADILELTVEHMKKLRAQKQLRLGSGVSAGAVQDTKLSIAESFRAGYVHAANEVSKTLAALPGVNVDLGTQLMSQLGHRLNYLQVVVPSVPLTGVPAAQHFLPTPTVAQATAVAAQYYSSLSGSERSATSSPVVITPPPSECGSSESGSCSPAPSDTYGAVWRPW; translated from the coding sequence ATGGTACTCGAGATGGAGATGTCGAAAACCTATCAATACCGCAAAGTGATGAAACCGATGTTGGAGCGCAAGCGACGCGCGCGCATCAACAAGTGTTTGGATGAGCTGAAGGACATCATGGTCGAGTGCTTGACCCAAGAAGGTGAACACATAACGCGCCTCGAGAAGGCCGATATACTGGAATTAACCGTGGAGCATATGAAGAAATTGCGCGCACAAAAGCAATTGCGTTTGGGCAGTGGCGTTAGCGCAGGTGCTGTACAAGATACCAAATTGTCCATTGCGGAAAGCTTCCGCGCCGGCTATGTGCATGCCGCAAATGAGGTGTCCAAAACATTAGCCGCACTACCCGGTGTCAATGTGGATTTAGGCACACAACTGATGAGCCAACTGGGACATCGCTTGAACTACTTGCAAGTGGTTGTGCCCAGTGTGCCGCTGACTGGTGTGCCAGCAGCGCAACATTTCCTGCCCACACCAACAGTGGCGCAAGCAACAGCCGTGGCCGCGCAATACTACAGCAGCTTGAGTGGCAGTGAGCGTAGCGCGACCAGTAGTCCTGTGGTCATCACACCGCCACCATCGGAGTGTGGCAGCAGTGAAAGTGGTAGCTGCAGTCCAGCGCCTAGTGACACGTATGGCGCCGTGTGGCGGCCTTGGTGA